The DNA sequence CCTGCTACGTCTAGCAACTGCCTGATGGCTTCGCTTCCAATTCCGGAGCCTTGTTGGGCTGGAGACACTCCCACCGACCGGAGCAAACCATCCGATCCGAAAGGCTCAATTCCTGCGAGAAACAGCCATTCGTCATCAGCGGGTATGCCATAGAATTCAATACCAGCGTGAAGATCGTCAGTAGGCAAGTTCAGTTTGCGAAGCCAATCAGCTACCTTGGTCAGATCAAGGTTCTGAACTGGTTGAATCACTCGGGATGTGTTCATGATAGATCGTATCTAGCGAGGTTGAGATCATGGATTCTTGCAAGCGGTCGATTTCCATCTGAAAATCATGGTCCAGTTCCCCGTTGGGCATGCCAATCATTTTCAGAGGAAAAGGCGAGAAGCTCACAATGAAGATCAATATGGCAAATCCGCCCAATATTTGTCTGGGGAGATTGACTCGATGTTCCTTGAGTGCAGGTGGATGATCGACCTTGATCATACGGACAGCCATGAAGGAATACAGCAACCAAAGTACATTCACATCCCATCCGGGGAATTGAGTAGCGAGCATAGCCTGAGCACTGACGAATACGAGCGCCATCATCATTGCAGGTATAGGCTTCCCGGCAGTCATGGTTTTCCGAAAGATGTACCATACCAACAGGAGATATCCCAATTGATAGGACAAAAACTCCCATCCTTCAATGCGCATCATCCCAGTACCTCCCATGATCAGAAGGGTCATCACTGCGAATCTAGAAATGATTCCCGCTGTTTTGCGGCCAAACATCCCATAGATGATATGCCCACCATCGAGCTGACCAATGGGCAATAAATTCAACGCGGTAAAAAATAGCGTCAAATATCCCACAAACAGATAGGGATAATGCATCAGCTCGAACCCTGGAGGCACCTGTGCAGGATCTGCAGGAAGGATCTGAGCCATCCAATCAAACAGCAAATTGGATCCAATCGAAAGGACCGGGCCATTTTCTCCTTGCAGATAGGCAAATGCCTCCATTTCTAGAGGAGAAGGCATGTGCCCGAAGATCTCCAAATATTCCGGGTGAATGCTCAAGACGTATTCGTCCAACGGAGGCAAATTCAAAAACCCATAGACCAAAAGCCCTATCGAAATCACGAATCCCGCCAAGGGACCAGCAATACCGATATCAAAATACTTTCGAGTAGAGGGAGGAATCGATTTCAAGGAGATGATTGCCCCCATCGAACCTATATTGAAGAAGCCCGGAATCGGAATGTAAAGCGGAATGTAATAAGGGAGGCTGGCTTTCACCTGATGATATCGAGCAGTGAAGTAATGCCCGAACTCATGACAAGTCAGAAAGAGTAGAAATGAGAAAGAATAGGGGAGTCCTGTCCAGAATTTTTCCCAACTAAAATCCACCCAAATCGAGTAAGCGCTGGTATTTTCGGCTCCGGCGATCATCGTTGTAACCCAAGCCAGCAAGAATAGGCCACCATGAATAGCGATTGTCCGAAGAGATTTTTGCTGCATAGGTGCTAAATTAGAGTTTCGCTTCTCAAGAATCCACGATATGCAGCAGAATTCTGGGCCGATCCCCTATGGAAGACAAGAAATTACTCAAGCCGACATCGATGCGGTAGTCGAAGCCCTACAATCCGATTACCTCACAGGCGGTCCCCGGATTGGCAAGTTCGAGGAAGCATTTGCCCAATATGTCGATGCGCCGTACGCAGTAGCTGTTTCCAGTGGTACTGCCGCGCTCCACCTCTGCACATTGGCTTTGGGCATTCAGCCCGGACAAAAGGTCATCACTTCCCCTTTGACATTTGCAGCATCTGCCAATTGCATCCTTTATGCAGGCGGGGAGGTAGATTTCGTGGACATCGATCCGAGGACCGGACTCATGGACCTTGATTTATTGGAGGAAAAGCTACACCAAGCTGAAGCTGGGACCTATGCTGGAATCATTCCTGTCAATTATGCAGGCCATCCAGTAGATATGGAACGAGTGGCAAATTTGGCCAAACGCCATGGATGCTGGGTATTGGAGGATGCATGTCACGCTCCGGGAGGCTATTTCATAAATCAGGCGCAGGAAGTCTCCAAGGTGGGAAATGGTCTATTTACGGATCTGGCGATGTTTTCCCTGCATCCCGTCAAACATATCGCTGCGGGAGAAGGAGGGGTTATCACCACTCGAGATCCCAAACTTTACGAGCAGCTCGTGTTGCTGAGAAGTCATGGCATTACGCGGGATCGCTCTAGATTGACGGAAGATCATGGGGGCTGGTATTACGAAATGCAGGAGTTGGGATTCAATTACAGGCTTACAGATATCCAAGCAGCGCTCGCTCATTCGCAGCTTGCAAATGCTGCATCAGGCGTGGAAAGACGCCGGGAGATTGCGGCACATTATAGAGAGGTTTGGAAGGGTCTGCCAATCCAACTCCCTGAAAATGTGGAGGGCCATGCCTATCACTTGTTTGTTATTCGGACGGAACGGCGCAAGGAGTTGTATAATTTTATGCGCAGTCATAAAGTATTCGTTCAAGTGCATTATATCCCCGTTCACTACCAACCCTATTATCAACGATTAGGCTGGAAAAAGGGCGATTTTCCCCATTCTGAGGCATTTTACAATGGCTGTTTAAGTATGCCGATGTACCCATCCATCTCCGACGAATCCCTAAAATTCGCTACGCAAATCGTACAATCCTTTTTCCATTGATTGCGCATTGCGATTACCGATTTCAATATTTTTTCACCCAAAATTCAACACACCACAAAACCCTGAAAAGCAAATACTTATATCTAATTGCATTATCCGAATATTCGTAATTTATCAAGCATTGGTTTTCACGTTGGCATGACTCTTGTGTATTTCCGAATGCAGTTTTTATTGCACTCCCCATTTGTTGTATGGTCTACGCTATCCCGTCATGCTCACACAAGACCAACCATTCGTATTCCTTGCCTATATCACGGATTCAAGGAAGAAAAAAGGGTCAAAACTGCTGAAAACCCTCCAGCAGGATATTGACAATCTCTGGCATCCACAATCCCCGATTACCATCGCCAGAGAAGCAGTACAAGGTATTCCGACCGCTCAGGAGCTCCTGTTTGACTCACAGGCGCTCCCGAACCTTCATGCATTGCATTTTGCATCTGAAGTTCAGGATTCCAGTACGACCTTCCTCAATGCGCCTGCAGGGAAAAAGGCTCAAATTAACTGGGAAGAAATCTTCCTGGATCACCTCCCGAATATCCGCTGGGCTTTTCTGGATGGTGGCTCTTCGCATCAATTGGCAGAATCTCTTCTATTTGCCGGTGTACCGATTGTAATCGGAATACGTGGCCTGGAAGATCAAGCCGATGCTTGGCAAGCATTCCGACACGGACTTTATCAAGCATTGGCTCAATCACAGCCTTTGGTCGAAGCGCTTGAGACAGCTTCTCAACAGGCTCAAGTGGCCGTCAAGACCCGCATTATTCCTTCAGATCCCTACGAATATTGGGACCTCAAGGAACAACTCATCCAAGAATCCGAAGACGGAATCCAAGTCTATGTGTTGGATTCCAAAACCGCACAGCTTGATCAACCTTGGGAAGTAAATCCCGTGATCGAACTGGAAGAGCACGAACCTGAGGAAGAGGAAATGATTGCCTCCCCTCCTCCAACTACCCTAGAGACTCAGGATGAAAATCTTGCAGAACTCGGAATCCAACCGGATGTCCAGCCCGAATTAGAAGAGTCTGGAATTCATCAACTTGCGGAAGTTTCCTCCGAAGAATATGATTTAGCATCAACCGATGAAACCGAAGTAGCCGAGCCTTCTTCTAGCGATCTAGAAGATTTTTCAGAGACTTTTGATTCGGTAGAATCTCCAGAAATGATGGAAGATTCGGTGGAGGAAGTCATCGAAGAAAAGCTCATTCCTGCACTTGAAACTGAGTCATACGCTTCAGAAACAGAACGGAAAGGTCCTGAATTTGAGACTGAGGAAACCGAGATTTCCGATGTGCCTAAAGATGATATCGCGTTGGAAGAAATTCCAGTGGTGGAATCCTCTCAGGAAAATGAGGAAGTTCAGCAGGTTGAACTCATAATTAAGGAGGAGGAAACAAGTGATGATTCGGAGGAGGTTGAAACCATTTCCCCTGAACCAGAACTTGAAGAAACCATTCCCCAGGATATTCAATCCGAGATTCAAGAGGAGCAACCATCCGAGGAAATAGAAGTGGAAGAAGAGCCGCATGAGGATGCTCTCATGGAGGCAAAAGAAGAGGAACAACAGGAGTTCCAAGCTGAGCCAGTCATTGCAGAGGAGGTTGAGATTCAGGTAAAAGATCCACAGCCTGTAAATTTCGCAGAAGATACTCCTCAGTTGGAAACTCATATTCCCGAGGCGGAAATCATTGAAGAAGTACCTGAATCCCCTCAAGTCGTTAATGAGGAGGAAGCAGTCCAAGCAAATCCTGCTTCCTTTCAGGAGGCACAAAGCGAGGACACCAAAATCTTCTCTGTGGATCAGGCTTGGCTCATGCTTGAAATGGATACCGCCAGAAAGCGTGAAACCAAAGCCACCAGTATTCAGACTGAGACATGGCTCGAAAGCGGGCTCTACGAGCCATTCCAACCGGAGCCGGAGCCACAATCAGAATCCAACTCCTCCCAATTTGAATTCGACCAAGAGGAAGACGATGAATACTATCACGCACCCGTTGTCGAGCCCAAAAAGGTGAGACCTTGGAGAAGGGTTTTGCCGCTTAGTGGAGTGACTATGTTGATTTGTCTGGGGGCTTTCTTTTTGTTGAGTTACACCAACAAGGAGCCCGTTCCAGTAGAACAGCCCAAGGTGGTCAATCCTTTTGAAAACGCCGAAGCCTACAAAATTTTGTTGCTCCCATTGAAGCATTATCCCAATTGCACAGCGGAAAATGCCTATTTGGAAATGGCCATTCGCGATCGGATTCTCAACGCACCAGAAAGCCAAGAACTCAATGTCCAGATCAAATTCCTCACGCAGGGTAGTTGCCCGAGCAATAGTGAAGAGGCCAAAAACATCGGCAAATTTTACAATGCCAACATGGTCGTTTGGGGAGATTACACCAAGGAATCCAACGATCAGAGAAGCTACCTGAAGTATGTCGTCCTAGATGAGGAGTTTAAGAGATCCCATTTGAACCTGTCCTCCATTGGACACGATGCCTTTCAGGATATTTATCAATTGAAAGAAGGGCAATTCAGTGGCAGTGAAAATGCGATCATGCATTGGCTATTTGCATGCCTGTACCTTCAGCATGAAAACTATGTCCAATCCAAAAGTCATCTGGACATGGCCAACGACAAAAATGATGAAGAGCCAGGGTACGAGGAGAGCCTGAGCCTGTTGTATCACCTTCGCGCTAAATGCTTTGAAGGATTGAAGCAGCCAGACGAAGAGCTGGATTCCTACAATAAAGCCCTCTTCTTGAATGATCGCGATGCACATGCATACCACAAACGTGCAGAGCTTTATGAGCGAATGGAGCGCCCAGAGCTAGCATTGAACGACTATGCACAAGCGATTTCGCATAACCCCAATCATTTGTTGGCGATTGAGAAACGCCGG is a window from the Pontibacter sp. G13 genome containing:
- a CDS encoding site-2 protease family protein; translated protein: MQQKSLRTIAIHGGLFLLAWVTTMIAGAENTSAYSIWVDFSWEKFWTGLPYSFSFLLFLTCHEFGHYFTARYHQVKASLPYYIPLYIPIPGFFNIGSMGAIISLKSIPPSTRKYFDIGIAGPLAGFVISIGLLVYGFLNLPPLDEYVLSIHPEYLEIFGHMPSPLEMEAFAYLQGENGPVLSIGSNLLFDWMAQILPADPAQVPPGFELMHYPYLFVGYLTLFFTALNLLPIGQLDGGHIIYGMFGRKTAGIISRFAVMTLLIMGGTGMMRIEGWEFLSYQLGYLLLVWYIFRKTMTAGKPIPAMMMALVFVSAQAMLATQFPGWDVNVLWLLYSFMAVRMIKVDHPPALKEHRVNLPRQILGGFAILIFIVSFSPFPLKMIGMPNGELDHDFQMEIDRLQESMISTSLDTIYHEHIPSDSTSSEP
- the arsN2 gene encoding arsenic resistance N-acetyltransferase ArsN2 gives rise to the protein MNTSRVIQPVQNLDLTKVADWLRKLNLPTDDLHAGIEFYGIPADDEWLFLAGIEPFGSDGLLRSVGVSPAQQGSGIGSEAIRQLLDVAGSQYQDLYLLTTTAEVFFSRLGFERISREEVPATIQSSAEFADICPVSAAVMKFSCENT
- the pseC gene encoding UDP-4-amino-4,6-dideoxy-N-acetyl-beta-L-altrosamine transaminase, whose translation is MQQNSGPIPYGRQEITQADIDAVVEALQSDYLTGGPRIGKFEEAFAQYVDAPYAVAVSSGTAALHLCTLALGIQPGQKVITSPLTFAASANCILYAGGEVDFVDIDPRTGLMDLDLLEEKLHQAEAGTYAGIIPVNYAGHPVDMERVANLAKRHGCWVLEDACHAPGGYFINQAQEVSKVGNGLFTDLAMFSLHPVKHIAAGEGGVITTRDPKLYEQLVLLRSHGITRDRSRLTEDHGGWYYEMQELGFNYRLTDIQAALAHSQLANAASGVERRREIAAHYREVWKGLPIQLPENVEGHAYHLFVIRTERRKELYNFMRSHKVFVQVHYIPVHYQPYYQRLGWKKGDFPHSEAFYNGCLSMPMYPSISDESLKFATQIVQSFFH